DNA sequence from the Agromyces aureus genome:
CGTCGCGCTCGCGGCGATGACCTGGTTTCCCTGGTGCACCGTGCGGATCGCCGCCAGCAGGAACTCGGGGTCGGCGTCCTTCAGCACGAAGCCGCTCGCACCCGCGCGGATCGCCTTCGCCGCATTCTCATCGAGGTCGAAAGTGGTGAGCACGACGATCCGCGGGGCCGCACGCCCGGCACGCTCGGCCTCGGCGAGGATGCGCTCGGTCGCCTGGATGCCGTCGAGCTGCGGCATCCGCACGTCCATGAGCACCACGTCGGGGCGGGTCGTCGCCGCGAGCGCGACCCCGGCGACCCCGTCACCGGCCTCGCCGACGACCTCGAGGTCGGGCTGCGACTCGACGAGCATGCGCACGCCAGAGCGGAACAGGGCCTGGTCGTCGACCAGGGCGACGCGGATCGCGTTCATGCGGTGCTCCTCGGTTGTGCGGGAATGCTCGCGACGACGCGGAACAC
Encoded proteins:
- a CDS encoding response regulator; translation: MNAIRVALVDDQALFRSGVRMLVESQPDLEVVGEAGDGVAGVALAATTRPDVVLMDVRMPQLDGIQATERILAEAERAGRAAPRIVVLTTFDLDENAAKAIRAGASGFVLKDADPEFLLAAIRTVHQGNQVIAASATRELFAHLARGSGRRPAPASWAELTPREREIFGFAARGLSNSEIAASEFLSEATVKTHVSRILAKLGLRDRVQLVVFAYEHDLGTPGHPEG